GAAAAAGTAGATAATAATATTATTATAACTTTTGACGGAGAAAGCAAAGAATATATATCAAATATATCAAAGATATCTATAGGAGATTACAACTTAATATCAAAGGATAAGTATGATATAGTAGATAATAAAATTATTATAAAAGATACGACAAATTTTGAATCGGGAATAAATAAAATTAAAATAACAGCAAATGGATACAAAGATAATACATTAGAACTTGAGATGTTTAAAGAAAACAGCCAAATTCAATTAAAAAGAGATATTAATGAAAATATAATAATTAGTTTAGATAAGGATTTTAAACAAAAAGTAAAAGGAATAAGTTTAAATGGTAAAAACTTACTTAGTGATACTCAATCAGGAGCTAATAGTGGAGACTATTACTACAATGAAGATGAAATAGTACTCAAATCAAAGCTATTTGAAAATATTGATTCACAATATACCGCTATAATAACATCACAAGGATACAAAGATGTAATTGAAACATTTATACCAAGTAAGTTAGAAAAAGGAGAAGCCAAGTTAAAAAAAGTACCTTCATATGTAATTTTAAATAAGGACAATACTTATAAAGTTAGTTCAAAAATTATAATTGATGTAGAAGACGTATTTAATGGAGATTATAGAAAAAATATTAAAGAAGTTAATGTAAATGGCAAAAAAGTAGATTTTAAAAATTGTAAAGATAAGCTGTATTCAATAGAAATAGATGGCGAAAATTTCAATCAAGTAGGAAGTTATGATATAGTATTAAAATCTAATAGTTATGAAGCGTTTAATACGAATATACAAGTACAAAATGATGAAAGTAGTTCTAATGAAGAGACACCTTTATTAGAGAATAAAGTAAATATTGATTATAATAGTTTTTCTAAAAAATACTCATTTAATTCAATTGACTATAGCTGGAGAGATAATATAATATCTGTAACTATAAACAATGTAGAAGTAAAAAAGGCTACACAATATTTTGCAAATGATGGATATAGAAATAATTATTCAAATGGAATAGAAATATTAAGTGAACTTAAGAATTCAGATGAAGTAGTTATTAAATCAAATGGATATACAGATTATAAAACAACAATAAATTAATATGAATTTAGATAATAAAAAGAGATGTTAATATAAAACATCTCTTTTTATTATATTAAATATTTAATAATATACATATAACCTAAAACTTAATTAATATCATCATACCGTACATAAAAATTATTTATACTGCAATATTTAGAAATAAAATTCATCTGAGATATATTAATAAAAATAAGTTATTACTTAATAATATTAGCGTTTTAATGAAAATAAATATCAATAAAAATAAAAAAGTAGTTGAAAATGATTATTGATAGTGTTACTATATATTTATAGTGATAATTAATATCAATTAATAATAACTGTTAATATAAATGGGGGAAATGAAATGACTGTACATGATTTAAAGATTGGTCAGAAAGCTATTATAAAAGTAATTAATTCTGATGAAAAAATTAAAAAAAGATTATTAGCACTAGGGTGCGTAGAAGGAACAGAAATACAAGTAAAAAAAGTAGCACCACTAAGCGATCCGATAGTAGTAACATTTAGAGGATTTGATATGGCAATAAGAAAAAATACGGCACAAAAAATACAGGTAAAAACATTAATTTAAGGGGGAGAAAAATGATAAATGTAGCATTACTAGGAAATCCAAACGTAGGAAAAACTACAATATTTAACGCTATCACTGGTTTAAATCAATATGTTGGTAACTGGCCAGGTGTAACTATAGAAAAAAGAGAAGGGCACTTTGGAAAAGATATAAAAATAACTGATTTACCAGGTATATATGCAATGGATACTTTCTCAAATGAAGAAAAAATATCTAAAAACTTTATAGAAACAGAAAAAGTAGATGTAATCGTAAATGTTGTTGATGCATCCAATATATCAAGAAACTTATATTTAACAACTCAGCTAATGAAATATAAAAAACCTATGGTTGTATTATTGAATATGATTGATAGTGCAGAATCTAAAGGGATAAAAATAAACATAGATAAAATACAAAATGAATTAGGCTGTATAGTAATTCCTATGGTAGCTAAAAGGGAAGTAGATTTAGAAAATTTAAAACATGCTATAAAAACAGCTTATAAAAAGCCAACTACATATAAAGTATATTCTGAAGTAGAAAAAGAAACTTATTCTCAAATAGATGATATTTTAAAAAGAAGTACAAATATAGTTGATAATAAAAAGAAGACAATAAGTGAAAAAATAGATGATATTGTTTTAAATCCAATCTTAGCATACCCAATATTTATAGGACTTTTATACACTTTATTTAAATTTACATTTGAATGGGTAGGTGGACCACTACAAGAACTTAGTGGTGGATGGATAGAAACTTATATTCAAAGTCCAGTAAGTAATATGTTAGCAAACTCAAGTGAATGGTTCCATTCATTAATAGTAGATGGAGTAATTGGTAGTATGGGCGGAACTTTACCATTCTTCCCATTAATATTTACTTTATTCTTAGGAATAACTTTATTTGAAGATAGTGGATATATGGCAAGAATAGCATTTTTAATGGATAAAATAATGAGTAAAGTTGGATTGTCAGGTAAAGCATTCATACCAATGATTTTAGGAGTAGGATGTTCTTCACCAGCAATAATGGCTACTAGAACATTAGAAAATGAGCAAGATAGAAAGATAACTGCACTAATTGCACCTCTTATGACGTGTGGAGCTAAATTACCTATATATGCAATGTTTGTATCTATATTCTTCCCTAACAATCAACCGATAGTTATAATGTCTTTATATTTATTAGGTATTATAGTTGCAATATTTGTAGCATTGTTTTTAAATAAAACTCAAAAAAATAAAGAACATGATCCGTTTATAATGGAATTACCTAAATATTCACTACCAACAGTATCTTCTTTATTAAAAAATACATGGCAAAAATCAAAAGGTTTCTTAGTGAAAGTAGTTACAATAATGTTTGCTATGTCTGTTGTAATATGGGCATTGTCGTCATTTAACTTTAGTGGATTTACAAGTGAAATAGACAATAGTTTCTTAGCTTATGCAGGAAATATCGTAGCACCATTATTTGCTCCACTTGGATTTGGAGATTGGAGAGCTGGTGTTTCTATAATTACAGGTCTTTCAGCTAAAGAAGTAGTTGTATCAACAATGGAAGTATTATATGGAGATTTAAACTCTGTATTACCTACTTTATTTACAGGATTAAGCGCATATGGATTCTTAGTATTTAGTGCATTATATACTCCATGTATAGCAGCACTTGCAACAATGCAAAAAGAATATGGAACTAAAATGGCAATATCATCATTTGTATATCAATTTGTACTAGCATGGGCGGGAGCTTTTTATGTTTATCAAATAGGAAGTTTATTTACAAGAGGATTTAATAGCACAAATCTTATAAACTTAGCAATTGGTACAATAGTAATATTTATAATACTAAGAGTTTTATATTCTAAACTTAAAACATTAAGCTTTAATGGGAAAGTAGAAGAATATAAAACATTAAAAATGAGCGTTTAAGCATAAGTGTATTAAATTTTAAGGAGAGGATAAAGAGATGAGTATATTAATATTAGGTGGACATGAAGGAATGGAGAGAGAATACAAGCTTATGAGTAAGGAAAAGGGGTATAGGTCAAAAATTTATACAACTATGCCATCCAAGCTGAAAAAAAGAATAGGAAACCCAGATGCAATAGTACTTTTGATGTCAACGATATCTCATAATATGGTTGAAACCGCCTTAAAAGATGCTAAGCGCAAAAATATTCCTATTATAAAAGTCCAAAATAGTAGTAAGCAAGCTTTTATAGATTGTTTAGAACAAATAGATACTTGTAATAAAAACTGTAAAAACTGTAAATATAAAAATAATATACAATAATTTATTCTAAGAGTTATCTTAAAATACCTAATTATAAGGTATTTTAAGATAACTCTATTTTTACGTATAAGGAAATTATGATTACATTATAACTGTGGATAAGTAGTTCAAATATTGATATATCAATAAACTTATAGTACGTAAGAAATGACATTTTAAGCAACGGACGAAGTCATTGGCGCCATGAGCGAAGCGAATTTTTTATTAAAAAATAAAATAAAAAATTTACTTAAACATAAAAAATATTTAAGCTAAAAACACTGAAAAAACAATAATAATGTGTATTTTAAATGATTATTTTATAAAATAATATTGACAATGATAATTTTTATCAATAAAATAAGAATAAAGTGTTTGAGAATGAATATCAGTGGGTATTAATTATCACATAACAGATAAAGTAGGAGGCATTATGAAAAAGAGGCACTTAATAATTTTATTGAT
Above is a genomic segment from Romboutsia lituseburensis containing:
- a CDS encoding FeoA family protein, encoding MTVHDLKIGQKAIIKVINSDEKIKKRLLALGCVEGTEIQVKKVAPLSDPIVVTFRGFDMAIRKNTAQKIQVKTLI
- a CDS encoding DUF2325 domain-containing protein, encoding MSILILGGHEGMEREYKLMSKEKGYRSKIYTTMPSKLKKRIGNPDAIVLLMSTISHNMVETALKDAKRKNIPIIKVQNSSKQAFIDCLEQIDTCNKNCKNCKYKNNIQ
- the feoB gene encoding ferrous iron transport protein B; translation: MINVALLGNPNVGKTTIFNAITGLNQYVGNWPGVTIEKREGHFGKDIKITDLPGIYAMDTFSNEEKISKNFIETEKVDVIVNVVDASNISRNLYLTTQLMKYKKPMVVLLNMIDSAESKGIKINIDKIQNELGCIVIPMVAKREVDLENLKHAIKTAYKKPTTYKVYSEVEKETYSQIDDILKRSTNIVDNKKKTISEKIDDIVLNPILAYPIFIGLLYTLFKFTFEWVGGPLQELSGGWIETYIQSPVSNMLANSSEWFHSLIVDGVIGSMGGTLPFFPLIFTLFLGITLFEDSGYMARIAFLMDKIMSKVGLSGKAFIPMILGVGCSSPAIMATRTLENEQDRKITALIAPLMTCGAKLPIYAMFVSIFFPNNQPIVIMSLYLLGIIVAIFVALFLNKTQKNKEHDPFIMELPKYSLPTVSSLLKNTWQKSKGFLVKVVTIMFAMSVVIWALSSFNFSGFTSEIDNSFLAYAGNIVAPLFAPLGFGDWRAGVSIITGLSAKEVVVSTMEVLYGDLNSVLPTLFTGLSAYGFLVFSALYTPCIAALATMQKEYGTKMAISSFVYQFVLAWAGAFYVYQIGSLFTRGFNSTNLINLAIGTIVIFIILRVLYSKLKTLSFNGKVEEYKTLKMSV